A genomic segment from Nitratiruptor sp. YY08-10 encodes:
- a CDS encoding EAL domain-containing protein — MEKLLKNLKFKIALIFLVPAIGLLYFSSSYVYEKYSAYTKSLYLEQTVRYTKHTLNLIKSLQKERGLSIACLQSHTFCQKLKLQRAITNQKIHEYQTYLLHNAQAYSPFMQEHFNTIVERIKRIETFRTAFDKNRLDMIEVLNHYSAVIKELIHSIELLEHNFLNNTFFKTIVSFNTILKIAEINGQERALIAYIIGNEKKSDALFQKLLRLEIELQELEKRLKHVMPVKIRIVYNKMISFKKKEQIQTIKQKIINNQSVAIDKTRWWQIATNYIDTLFAVEEAILKDILAWKERLKLEAQKALFISIAIWLGAIVSLLLFVKIFSSLLHEFTQYFKESEIEKRMATIFSKFSENILFIHNEIALLNAYAILINRTELFQFLFLFDCKRHETLFSENITPAAISELQEKYIVDLIQKAKREQQYYLEHFPQLPKEFGGIEGFLVFPLHYKKECRYLLVAGIKNVEDIKLHILDQLYRMTELCVYGLEQIELQQKEKALTQELKLLSHTFNAHEAITITDASGKILRVNKAFEDITGYKAEEVIGKNPSILKSGIHDKEFYQQMWDAIKHQGYWKGEIYNKKKDGTIYPEVLSITAIKDENGEITNYVAHFFDVSELKEAEDEIKKRIELDLLTEIFNRKKIVEELEVVRKNAIKEGYCNAFFFIDLDNFKYINDSYGHFVGDEVLKEVAKNLKAVVKDGDIVARIAGDEFALILVDLAKNKEQAVHNATLVAEKLISEYSGQKQIGGYDLDINFSIGIYIFPAGEQSVDEIITNADIAMYNSKKSGKNRFTFYNEALDLESKRFLVMKKAIERGLKEKEFELYYQPKVDASNEKIIGMEGLLRWNSKEYGLLFPDKFFPYTRGNRLLYEITDYVLDEALQMIQILRESGYLEVKVSINISAEQFINRKYVETLLKKIQNSHYADGLIFEIVEDALIQNVEYAKALIKTFRKYGVEIAIDDFGTGYSSLSYLRDLDVDEIKIDKSFVLDLFEHQNDKLVEKIIEIGKIFGYKITAEGVENAQSVQFLKERGCDYLQGFYFSRAVRKEAILRMLG; from the coding sequence ATGGAAAAATTACTTAAAAATCTGAAGTTCAAGATCGCTCTCATCTTTCTCGTTCCTGCTATTGGACTGCTCTATTTTTCAAGCAGTTACGTGTATGAAAAGTATAGTGCCTATACGAAAAGCCTCTATTTAGAACAAACCGTTCGATATACCAAGCATACGCTCAATCTCATTAAGAGTTTGCAAAAAGAGAGAGGTCTATCAATAGCATGTTTACAAAGCCATACCTTTTGTCAAAAGTTAAAACTTCAGCGTGCCATCACCAATCAAAAGATACACGAGTACCAAACATATCTATTGCACAATGCCCAGGCATATTCTCCATTTATGCAAGAGCACTTCAATACAATAGTTGAACGTATCAAGCGTATAGAAACTTTTCGAACTGCCTTCGATAAAAATAGACTCGATATGATAGAGGTTTTAAACCATTATTCAGCGGTGATAAAAGAGTTGATTCACAGTATCGAACTGCTTGAACATAACTTTTTGAATAATACCTTTTTTAAAACGATAGTGAGTTTTAACACCATATTGAAAATTGCAGAGATTAATGGACAAGAGCGGGCACTTATTGCCTATATTATTGGCAATGAAAAGAAAAGCGATGCACTCTTTCAAAAACTATTGCGCTTAGAAATTGAATTGCAAGAGTTGGAAAAGAGATTAAAACATGTTATGCCGGTAAAAATACGAATCGTATACAATAAAATGATCTCTTTCAAGAAAAAAGAGCAGATTCAAACAATCAAACAAAAAATTATCAATAATCAATCAGTTGCTATAGATAAAACGAGATGGTGGCAGATTGCTACAAACTATATCGATACGCTTTTTGCGGTAGAAGAGGCTATTTTAAAAGATATTTTGGCATGGAAAGAGAGGCTCAAACTTGAGGCGCAAAAAGCTCTTTTTATAAGTATAGCTATTTGGTTAGGTGCCATTGTATCACTTCTTTTGTTTGTGAAGATTTTTAGCTCTCTTTTGCATGAATTTACTCAATATTTCAAAGAGAGTGAAATAGAGAAACGAATGGCTACGATTTTTTCCAAGTTCAGTGAAAATATTCTTTTTATTCATAACGAGATTGCTCTTTTGAATGCCTATGCGATTTTAATCAACAGAACAGAGCTGTTTCAATTTCTCTTTTTATTTGATTGTAAAAGACATGAAACGCTTTTCAGTGAAAACATTACTCCGGCTGCGATTTCTGAATTGCAAGAAAAATATATAGTAGATTTGATTCAAAAGGCAAAAAGAGAGCAGCAATACTATTTGGAACATTTTCCACAGCTTCCTAAAGAGTTTGGGGGTATCGAGGGTTTTTTAGTATTTCCTTTACATTATAAAAAAGAGTGCCGATATCTGTTGGTAGCAGGCATAAAAAATGTAGAAGATATAAAACTCCATATTTTGGATCAGCTTTATCGTATGACAGAACTTTGTGTGTATGGATTGGAGCAGATTGAATTGCAACAAAAAGAGAAAGCGCTCACGCAAGAGCTTAAGCTATTGAGTCATACGTTTAATGCTCACGAAGCTATTACGATTACGGATGCTTCTGGCAAAATTTTGCGTGTCAATAAAGCTTTTGAAGATATTACCGGTTATAAAGCCGAAGAGGTAATAGGCAAAAATCCTTCCATTTTAAAATCTGGGATACATGACAAAGAGTTTTATCAGCAAATGTGGGATGCGATAAAACATCAAGGATACTGGAAAGGCGAAATTTACAATAAGAAAAAAGATGGGACGATCTATCCGGAAGTTCTATCTATTACCGCTATCAAAGATGAAAATGGAGAAATTACCAATTATGTAGCCCATTTTTTTGATGTATCGGAGCTCAAAGAGGCGGAAGATGAGATAAAAAAACGAATAGAACTTGATCTTTTGACAGAAATTTTTAACCGTAAAAAGATAGTTGAAGAGTTGGAAGTTGTGCGCAAGAACGCCATTAAAGAGGGGTATTGTAATGCTTTTTTCTTTATCGATTTGGACAACTTTAAATATATCAACGATTCGTATGGACACTTTGTGGGAGACGAAGTATTAAAAGAGGTTGCGAAAAATCTTAAAGCAGTTGTGAAAGATGGTGATATAGTAGCTCGAATTGCCGGGGATGAGTTTGCGCTTATTCTGGTCGATCTCGCCAAAAATAAAGAACAAGCTGTTCATAATGCGACTTTGGTTGCAGAGAAACTCATTAGTGAATATAGCGGACAAAAACAGATAGGAGGGTATGACCTCGATATCAATTTCTCTATAGGGATCTATATTTTTCCGGCCGGCGAGCAGAGTGTGGATGAGATCATAACCAATGCTGATATTGCTATGTACAACTCGAAAAAGAGCGGAAAAAACAGATTTACCTTTTACAATGAGGCGTTGGATCTTGAGTCAAAACGCTTTTTGGTTATGAAAAAAGCGATTGAAAGAGGGCTGAAAGAGAAAGAGTTTGAGCTTTACTATCAGCCGAAAGTCGATGCAAGCAATGAAAAAATTATTGGTATGGAGGGGCTGCTTCGCTGGAATTCAAAAGAGTATGGATTGCTGTTCCCTGATAAATTTTTCCCATATACGCGAGGCAATCGTCTTTTATATGAAATTACCGATTATGTTTTGGATGAAGCGTTGCAAATGATTCAGATACTCAGAGAATCAGGCTATTTAGAAGTGAAAGTTTCAATCAATATTTCAGCCGAGCAGTTTATAAACAGAAAATATGTTGAGACGCTATTGAAAAAGATACAAAATAGCCATTATGCAGATGGACTCATTTTTGAAATCGTGGAAGATGCGTTAATCCAAAACGTGGAATATGCAAAAGCTTTGATCAAAACATTTCGAAAATATGGCGTGGAAATTGCAATCGACGATTTTGGAACGGGATACTCTTCTTTGAGTTATTTGCGAGATTTGGATGTAGACGAGATCAAGATCGATAAAAGTTTTGTGTTAGATCTTTTTGAACATCAAAATGACAAGTTGGTTGAAAAAATTATTGAAATAGGAAAGATTTTTGGGTACAAGATCACAGCCGAAGGGGTGGAAAATGCGCAGTCCGTGCAATTTTTGAAAGAGAGGGGCTGTGACTATCTGCAAGGATTCTATTTTAGTCGGGCGGTTCGCAAAGAGGCGATTTTGAGGATGCTTGGATGA
- the ubiE gene encoding bifunctional demethylmenaquinone methyltransferase/2-methoxy-6-polyprenyl-1,4-benzoquinol methylase UbiE, producing the protein MDKQKKIVTMFDDIAKSYDLANRVLSFGSDIAWRKRACQKAYDLYNKDHIEQVTDVACGTGDMLGFWEKTAQKRGLEIERYVGVDPSRGMLEVAKQKFPHFEYTEAFAQSLPLEDESSDFVSITYGIRNVVEREEAIKEFNRILKPGGMLVILEFTKREKRSLMDGIVEFYMKRVLPTIGGLVSGNKEAYEYLPNSIDNFLTTEQLIRELERNGFVMRYVRGFSFGISTLFIAQKQDYGKIT; encoded by the coding sequence ATGGATAAACAGAAAAAAATTGTTACAATGTTTGATGATATTGCAAAGAGTTATGATCTGGCAAACAGGGTTCTCAGTTTCGGGAGTGATATCGCCTGGCGCAAAAGAGCATGTCAAAAAGCGTATGATCTGTATAATAAAGATCATATTGAACAGGTTACAGATGTGGCGTGCGGGACAGGTGATATGCTGGGGTTTTGGGAGAAGACGGCACAAAAAAGAGGGTTGGAGATCGAGCGCTATGTCGGTGTTGACCCCTCACGAGGTATGTTGGAAGTGGCAAAGCAGAAATTTCCTCATTTTGAATATACGGAAGCGTTTGCGCAAAGCTTGCCATTGGAAGATGAAAGCAGCGATTTTGTGAGTATCACCTATGGCATTCGCAATGTCGTAGAAAGAGAAGAGGCTATCAAAGAATTCAACCGTATATTAAAACCGGGGGGAATGCTTGTTATTTTGGAATTTACCAAAAGGGAAAAACGCTCTTTGATGGATGGGATAGTTGAATTTTATATGAAAAGGGTACTTCCAACCATTGGAGGATTGGTTTCAGGCAACAAAGAGGCGTATGAGTATCTGCCAAACTCTATCGATAACTTTTTGACAACAGAACAGCTTATCAGAGAGCTTGAAAGAAATGGATTTGTCATGCGCTATGTACGAGGGTTCTCCTTTGGCATATCAACGCTGTTTATAGCACAAAAACAAGATTATGGAAAAATTACTTAA
- the xseA gene encoding exodeoxyribonuclease VII large subunit: MNVYTVSQLNEQIKNLLESHFVEVYVEGEVSRPTYHTSGHLYFSLKDEKSVIRCVMFRSALAKVPFRVEDGQKLIVAGKIGVYKPRGEYQLYATELHPSGVGSLQLAFEQLKAKLEKKGYFASELKKPLPDFIQTIALVTSQTGAALQDMLRIIQNRWPLVKVYVVDTLVQGSDAAPMIARSIAYADGLGVDVIVVGRGGGSLEDLWPFNEEIVADAIFEAKTPIVSAVGHEIDFLISDFVADLRAPTPSAAMEMILPDRQEMLMHLDLLMQRLTKRMQTILQLKTQELDHLQNSLFQLSPQKRLEFYEKEITIMKERMKETITVILKNSSHEIPHLKTLFDQKIEWIWKQKQQDLTSLQQKLTMAMEAKKIPKNSAQMVKNGKPVSLEDIDVGDEVELQDLHYKALAKILSKDAL, encoded by the coding sequence ATGAATGTCTATACTGTTTCACAACTCAATGAGCAGATCAAAAATCTGTTAGAGTCCCACTTTGTGGAGGTGTATGTCGAGGGGGAGGTGAGCCGACCTACTTATCACACCAGCGGGCATCTCTATTTTAGCCTAAAAGATGAAAAGAGTGTTATCCGATGTGTGATGTTTCGAAGCGCTTTGGCGAAAGTGCCGTTTCGCGTAGAGGATGGGCAAAAACTGATTGTAGCTGGAAAGATAGGCGTTTACAAACCAAGAGGCGAGTATCAACTCTATGCTACCGAACTTCATCCTTCCGGTGTTGGTTCTTTGCAACTGGCATTTGAACAGCTCAAAGCGAAACTGGAGAAAAAGGGATATTTTGCCTCAGAACTCAAAAAGCCGCTTCCAGATTTTATCCAAACTATTGCCTTGGTAACTTCCCAGACAGGTGCTGCCCTGCAAGATATGCTCCGTATCATTCAAAACAGATGGCCTTTGGTGAAAGTCTATGTTGTCGATACGTTGGTGCAAGGGAGCGATGCAGCACCTATGATTGCAAGATCAATAGCCTATGCCGACGGTTTGGGTGTTGATGTGATCGTGGTGGGAAGAGGTGGTGGAAGTTTGGAGGATCTGTGGCCATTTAACGAAGAGATTGTGGCTGATGCCATATTTGAAGCCAAAACGCCTATAGTCTCGGCAGTAGGCCATGAGATCGATTTTTTGATCAGCGATTTTGTCGCTGATCTTCGGGCTCCCACGCCAAGCGCGGCGATGGAGATGATTTTACCGGATCGGCAAGAGATGCTGATGCATCTTGATCTGCTGATGCAGCGCCTTACAAAACGGATGCAAACGATACTTCAACTTAAAACCCAAGAGCTTGATCATTTGCAAAACTCCCTTTTCCAGCTCTCTCCCCAAAAGCGCCTTGAGTTTTATGAAAAAGAGATTACCATTATGAAAGAGCGGATGAAAGAAACTATTACTGTGATATTGAAAAACAGTTCGCATGAGATACCGCATCTCAAAACGCTTTTTGATCAAAAAATTGAGTGGATATGGAAGCAAAAACAGCAAGACCTTACATCATTGCAGCAAAAGCTCACAATGGCAATGGAAGCAAAAAAGATACCAAAAAACAGTGCACAGATGGTTAAAAACGGAAAACCGGTGTCACTTGAAGATATTGATGTTGGAGATGAAGTAGAATTACAAGATCTACACTATAAAGCGTTGGCGAAA
- the rbfA gene encoding 30S ribosome-binding factor RbfA, with protein MKKGLKEKRAASLLRELIAEALGTLDDAMLRGLTVTEVDVKRGMYDADVYIDKSIYTPEEQKEILKHLKRAAPIIQSYCLESSGWFKCPKLHFQFDEMLEEQKRIEELFAKIKEEK; from the coding sequence ATGAAAAAAGGTCTCAAGGAAAAAAGAGCAGCGTCTCTGCTTCGAGAACTCATAGCGGAAGCTCTTGGCACACTCGATGATGCAATGCTTCGAGGCCTGACCGTGACAGAAGTCGATGTAAAGCGCGGGATGTACGATGCTGATGTCTATATCGATAAATCGATCTATACCCCAGAAGAGCAAAAAGAGATACTCAAACATCTAAAACGTGCGGCACCCATCATACAGTCTTACTGTTTGGAGTCAAGCGGATGGTTCAAGTGCCCTAAGCTTCATTTCCAATTTGATGAGATGCTTGAAGAGCAAAAGCGAATCGAAGAGCTTTTTGCAAAGATAAAGGAAGAGAAGTGA
- the rimP gene encoding ribosome maturation factor RimP: MNLEQEIKQIVESCGAKLYDIEMVSDRGKTVYRVTITAPEGVDLQKCVEVSNLISPLLDVHPPVSGDYNLEVSSPGVERKLKKPSHFELSVGEKVRVTKSDGETIEGTLKDFHDNILTLQTKNGPVEVPFDQITSAKTIFEW; this comes from the coding sequence GTGAATCTGGAACAAGAGATTAAACAAATCGTTGAGAGCTGCGGGGCGAAGCTGTATGATATCGAGATGGTAAGCGATCGAGGCAAAACGGTATATCGTGTAACGATTACGGCACCCGAAGGGGTGGATCTGCAAAAGTGCGTTGAAGTCTCCAACCTCATTTCACCGCTTCTCGATGTTCATCCTCCGGTAAGCGGCGATTATAATCTTGAGGTCAGCTCACCGGGAGTAGAGCGAAAACTGAAAAAGCCGTCTCATTTTGAATTATCTGTCGGTGAAAAGGTGCGTGTAACGAAAAGTGATGGAGAAACGATCGAAGGAACATTAAAAGATTTTCACGACAATATTCTCACGCTTCAAACGAAGAACGGTCCAGTAGAGGTTCCATTTGATCAAATTACATCTGCAAAGACCATTTTTGAATGGTAA
- the ribD gene encoding bifunctional diaminohydroxyphosphoribosylaminopyrimidine deaminase/5-amino-6-(5-phosphoribosylamino)uracil reductase RibD yields MVNYDIFFMDIALQEAWRYQGLTYPNPAVGAVVAIDNCFISKGAHTKAGAPHAEVEAIKEAYYALTGDEHIHHLQDALELHEYLVANAKDLFHNATIYVTLEPCNHFGKTPPCSLLIKKLGFQRVAIGVQDPNEEAAGGASFLRNCGIQVDIGIQEERAKVLIEPFLQWRSNTFTLFKLAQTLNGVIDGGIISCEESRRFVHALRDKIDLLVIGGNTVRTDRPILDARMVGGKAPDILIYSRNKKFDNNIPLFHVPNRKVFIEETLDRIKNYRYVMIEGGEGMLEATKDLANWYLFFVAPVLQEGKRYQVSQKLRFLHQQTCGTDTMIWSKNG; encoded by the coding sequence ATGGTAAACTACGATATCTTCTTTATGGATATCGCCTTGCAAGAAGCCTGGCGATATCAAGGTCTTACCTATCCAAATCCTGCAGTCGGTGCAGTTGTCGCAATCGATAATTGTTTTATAAGCAAAGGTGCACATACAAAGGCCGGCGCTCCTCATGCAGAAGTTGAAGCGATCAAAGAGGCGTATTACGCTTTGACAGGTGATGAACATATTCATCATCTCCAAGATGCTTTGGAACTCCATGAATATCTTGTAGCCAACGCAAAAGATCTGTTTCATAATGCGACAATCTATGTGACGTTGGAGCCATGTAACCATTTTGGCAAAACTCCGCCCTGTTCACTTCTGATAAAAAAGTTGGGTTTCCAAAGAGTTGCTATAGGTGTACAAGATCCCAATGAGGAAGCAGCAGGTGGAGCAAGTTTTTTACGAAACTGTGGAATACAAGTGGATATCGGCATACAAGAGGAACGGGCAAAGGTGCTGATAGAGCCGTTTCTTCAGTGGCGCTCAAACACATTTACTCTTTTCAAACTTGCACAAACGCTCAATGGTGTTATAGATGGTGGTATCATATCCTGTGAAGAATCGAGGCGATTTGTCCATGCATTGCGGGACAAGATAGATCTCCTTGTTATCGGAGGCAATACCGTTCGAACGGACAGACCTATTCTTGATGCAAGGATGGTAGGAGGCAAAGCCCCTGATATTCTTATCTATTCAAGAAACAAAAAGTTTGATAACAATATTCCTCTTTTTCATGTTCCAAACAGAAAAGTCTTTATTGAAGAGACTCTTGATAGAATAAAAAATTATCGATATGTGATGATCGAAGGTGGAGAAGGGATGTTGGAAGCTACAAAGGATTTGGCAAACTGGTATCTTTTTTTCGTCGCTCCTGTACTCCAAGAGGGAAAGAGGTACCAAGTGTCACAAAAACTTCGATTTTTACACCAACAAACATGCGGAACAGATACGATGATATGGAGCAAAAATGGATAA